From Xiphophorus maculatus strain JP 163 A chromosome 12, X_maculatus-5.0-male, whole genome shotgun sequence, the proteins below share one genomic window:
- the LOC102224309 gene encoding rho guanine nucleotide exchange factor 28-like isoform X2 has protein sequence MKVFSFTSKVMDSDSDSPFNYSWPSFPKMRICRKKEKSQSIRESQASSPTRAAAARLSAMIHGKDQVYANAMLVDQVDGADIKYRSPGDEEEVSPSSCWDSFSPTLVESGNCSQNRSQSSPHRRPRGSQGPGWDNGREAYSCVSPPYPFASSPSFPSSPLASAIRLFEGGQRRQTLTGPSDSPALKHKECSLTDASRGLSPSLECDSEEEDVLGHSYPCSSSKQRSVLQSSSGEERDSFDTSPDFNRSHSETAKKSNKNSEDAEVRLRSYSYSSSSPKVRQSRPLLNRDSAINDLEEDGTFSSGGRSLLQALSLSKSLSRLNQVKQRAFNLTETTREKRILGFRKRAQSAEEESTTSLQHLTLTEFLKEIEDEEWDKYIIPSKVESEKYKVSRTFSFLKSRMSSTRSKTKVKGKETKEGKEKLGASNGHQFVPMSPSAPTLCVACDKPVSGKESLQCANCSLNVHKTCRESVAACGKKLQERNLVLMKSKTMSLPQSFAKDSSPASLFSSSACSSPSSSVPTMTKEKRETVASFSKSQSISIDSRGWSETAGVDSECNMTACTNSSPPEEGIPVTTTPHFTDLPISTKDTVDAPLLSDLSADLLGLEAESWSLAVSPVFCSQHDRRTIKRQDVIYELMQTELHHIQTLTVMSEVFRRGMLEELQLDSDCVARIFPCLDPLLLFHRNLFRALQECRQAATQTDNSRNYLIHRIGDVLLQQFSDENAETMKQVYGEFCSHHMEAVNVFKELQQQNKKFQNFVRQQSNNSLVRRREVPEFILLVTQRVTKYPVLLEKILQYTQDGSQEHSNLSDALAQIRDIITAVDVMVGKYERSQELQEVLARLETKSFAKLKNGKVFRKQDLHTKHRALQHKGLLYWKTATGRLKDTLALLLTDVLVFLQEKDQRFIFASVDQKPPVIPLQKLIVREVANEERGMFLISASSVGPEMYEVHTTTKEERNAWMRHIRQAVESCPEEEEEEERTAETEEARQAAEVRVQKISKFQETLLGQDQQICHNLEEKLQLYADITELTLRSPESVPHRHLLVGPAQYFDIEAPRQASSLLTAALREAENLINILQTRDGVPVHSQNSPLQAPECCSYNSHGSSIQESPSEPDYLSTLSISSNSLGSDSELAGMESASWSSAVELRKGDSKGTLLKVAESVQSLTQLLYSLQAAVTLQDSFYEVQKLLLQEGERPQLRSITSLQTNLEQEKQRSTDKMKEEKKSLERKKEDVDEVQKLQVKLKQEQQRWEKECVAREKQQTDQENVLEQREQQCLSESERLRCEREELDAQLQEYQQNLDRLREGQRSVEREKERIETQQRLLQSWRHSRQSSLPVTIPLDGYKVPTHSRTGSFDGNYSLFKNESGLFSSLQQNHLHQPPIYNHQHTLSTQKKNNPDGPPLSSADRSVSASLYNSLNTLLSQTHGKQPLYGNNHSCSRPSADCLHTFSSRVPSQQQRCGNTDFTQLEETQTSGSWRSGITGHGPIKEHNSSSPSLTPLLPPQAYLSLEGQNGEEEVEENIVYL, from the exons AGAAAAGCCAGTCTATAAGGGAGAGCCAGGCCTCGTCCCCGACTCGGGCAGCGGCTGCCAGACTTTCAGCAATGATACACGGCAAAGACCAAGTGTACGCCAACGCCATGCTGGTGGACCAG GTAGACGGAGCTGACATTAAGTATCGGTCTCCAGGGGATGAGGAGGAGGTCAGCCCTTCATCCTGCTGGGATTCCTTCTCTCCCACTCTCGTTGAATCAGGGAATTGCTCCCAGAATCGTTCCCAATCCTCACCCCATCGCAGGCCAAGGGGAAGTCAGGGCCCAGGCTGGGACAATGGCAGGGAGGCATACTCTTGTGTTTCTCCCCCTTATCCCTTTGCCTCCTCCCcatcttttccttcctctcccTTGGCTTCCGCAATTCGTTTGTTCGAGGGAGGGCAGAGGCGACAGACGCTGACTGGTCCTTCAGACTCTCCAGCTTTGAAGCACAAAGAGTGCAGCTTGACAGATGCGAGCCGGGGCCTGAG CCCCAGTCTAGAGTGTGACAGTGAAGAAGAGGATGTTTTGGGCCACTCCTACCCTTGCTCATCTTCGAAACAGAGGTCCGTCCTGCAGTCCAGCTCTGGAGAAGAAAGAGACTCTTTTGACACTTCACCTGATTTTAATCGCTCACACTCTGAAACTGCAAAGAAGTCCAACAAG AATTCAGAAGATGCTGAGGTTCGTCTGCGCTCCTACTcctactcctcctcctcccctaaGGTGAGGCAATCGAGGCCTCTGCTGAACCGGGACTCAGCTATCAATGATCTGGAAGAAG ATGGCACTTTCAGCAGCGGCGGTCGTTCGCTACTTCAGGCTTTATCTCTCTCTAAATCCTTATCACGTCTCAACCAAGTTA AACAGAGAGCCTTCAACCTGACTGAAACGACGAGAGAAAAGAG GATTCTGGGTTTCCGTAAGCGGGCCCAGTCAGCAGAGGAGGAGAGCACGACATCACTCCAACATCTCACGCTTACAGAGTTCCTCAAAGA GATTGAGGATGAAGAGTGGGATAAATACATAATCCCATCTAAGGTTGAGTCGGAGAAGTACAAAGTGAGCCGGACCTTCAGCTTCCTAAAGAGCAGGATGTCCAGTACCCGAAGTAAAACCAAG GTAAAAGGGAAAGAGACGAAGGAGGGAAAAGAGAAGCTGGGAGCGTCTAATGGGCACCAGTTCGTTCCCATGTCTCCGTCTGCTCCTACTCTCTGTGTGGCCTGTGATAAGCCTGTTTCTGGGAAAGAGTCGTTGCAGTGCGCCA ACTGCTCTCTGAATGTCCATAAAACCTGTCGGGAATCTGTTGCAGCCTGTGGAAAG AAACTGCAGGAGAGGAATCTAGTACTAATGAAAAGCAAGACTATGTCTCTCCCACAGA GTTTTGCTAAGGATAGTTCTCCAgcttctcttttctcttcctccgCCTGCTCTTCCCCATCATCTTCAGTTCCAACAATGACCAAAGAGAAAAGGGAAACAGTCGCTTCTTTCTCCAAAAGCCAATCAATCTCTATAGACAGCAG aggCTGGAGTGAAACAGCAGGGGTGGACAGTGAATGCAACATGACAGCTTGCACTAACAGCTCTCCTCCTGAAGAAGGAATACCTGTCACAACAACTCCCCATTTCACCGACCTACCTATCAGCACAAAGG ATACTGTTGATGCTCCTCTGCTGAGTGACCTGTCAGCTGACTTGCTGGGGCTCGAGGCAGAGTCGTGGAGTCTCGCTGTCTCTCCAGTCTTTTGTAGCCAACACGACAGACGCACCATCAAACGACAAGATGTTATTTATG AGCTGATGCAGACAGAGCTGCACCATATTCAAACTCTGACAGTCATGTCGGAGGTGTTCAGGAGAGGTatgctggaggagctgcagctcgACTCGGACTGCGTGGCCCGGATCTTCCCCTGCTTGGATCCTCTCCTGCTTTTCCACAGAAACCTCTTCAGAGCGCTGCAGGAATGCCGCCAGGCTGCAACACAAACGGACAACTCCCGAAATTACCTCATCCATCGAATTGGAGACGTACTGCTTCAGCAG TTCTCTGATGAAAATGCTGAGACGATGAAGCAGGTGTACGGAGAGTTTTGCAGTCACCACATGGAGGCTGTCAATGTCTTCAAAGAGCtccagcagcagaacaaaaagtttcaaaattttGTCAGA CAACAGAGTAATAACTCTCTGGTCAGACGAAGAGAAGTGCCAGAATTCATCCTGTTGGTCACGCAGCGCGTCACAAAGTATCCAGTTCTGCTAGAGAAGATACTGCAGTACACTCAGG ATGGAAGCCAGGAACACTCCAACTTGTCAGATGCCCTGGCTCAGATCCGTGACATCATCACAGCCGTGGATGTGATGGTCGGTAAGTATGAGCGATCTCAGGAGCTGCAGGAAGTACTCGCTAGGCTGGAAACCAAGAGCTTCGCCAAGCTCAAGAATGGCAAGGTGTTTCGCAAGCAGGACCTGCACACCAAGCACAGagctctgcagcacaaaggGCTGCTCTACTGGAAGACTGCCACGGGGCGTCTAAAAG ACACTTTAGCTCTTTTGCTCACGGATGTCCTGGTTTTTCTGCAAGAGAAAGACCAGCGCTTCATATTTGCATCTGTG GACCAGAAGCCTCCAGTTATTCCTCTGCAGAAGCTCATTGTTAGAGAGGTAGCCAATGAGGAGCGAGGAATGTTCCTTATCTCTGCATCCTCCGTGGGGCCAGAGATGTATGAAGTTCACACCACCACAAAAGAAGAGAGGAATGCCTGGATGAGACACATTAGACAAGCTGTGGAgag TTGtccagaggaagaagaggaggaggagcgaaCTGCAGAGACAGAGGAAGCCAGACAAGCTGCAGAAGTCAGAGTTCAAAAGATTAGCAAGTtccagg aAACGTTGCTTGGTCAGGACCAGCAAATCTGCCACAACTTGGAGGAAAAGTTGCAGCTGTACGCTGATATTACAGAATTAACTCTCCGGTCACCAGAGTCTGTCCCACATCGCCATCTGCTGGTGGGACCTGCACAGTACTTCGACATTGAGGCGCCTCGTCAAGCATCATCGCTGCTCACAGCTGCACTGAGAGAAG ctgagAACCTGATCAATATTCTCCAGACCCGTGATGGCGTCCCGGTCCACAGCCAGAACTCTCCTCTCCAAGCCCCAGAGTGCTGCAGCTACAACAGCCACGGCAGCAGCATTCAGGAGTCTCCCTCTGAAC CGGATTATCTGAGCACGCTCAGTATCAGCTCCAACTCTCTGGGGTCTGACAGCGAGTTAGCGGGCATGGAGAGCGCGTCGTGGAGCTCAGCAGTCGAGCTAAGGAAAGGAGACTCAAAAGGAACACTTTTAAAG GTGGCAGAGAGCGTCCAGAGCCTGACTCAGCTTCTCTACAGTCTGCAG GCAGCTGTGACCCTCCAGGACAGCTTCTATGAAGTCCAGAAACTTCTTCTTCAAGAGGGAGAAAGACCTCAGCTTCGCAGCATCACCTCCCTCCAAACCAACTTG GAACAGGAGAAGCAGAGGAGCACTGACAagatgaaagaggaaaagaagagtttggagaggaagaaagaagatGTGGATGAGGTGCAGAAGCTCCAAGTTAAACTGAAACAAGAGCAGCAGCGCTGGGAAAAAGAATGTGTGGCCAGAGAGAAACAGCAG ACTGACCAGGAGAACGTGTTGGAGCAGCGAGAGCAGCAGTGTCTGTCTGAGTCCGAGCGGCTCCGCTGCGAGCGAGAGGAGCTCGACGCCCAGCTGCAGGAGTATCAGCAAAACCTGGACAGGCTGAGGGAGGGCCAGAGGAGTGtagagagggagaaggagaggaTCGAAACCCAGCAGAGGCTGCTGCAGAGCTGGAGACACAGCCGACAGAGCAGCCTGCCCGTCACAATACCACTAGATGGATACAAG GTTCCCACACACAGCCGCACAGGCAGCTTTGATGGGAACTACTCACTGTTCAAAAACGAGTCGGGTTTGTTCAGCTCCCTGCAACAGAACCACCTCCACCAGCCACCCATCTACAACCACCAGCACACCCTCTCCACGCAGAAGAAGAATAATCCGGATGGACCGCCGCTCAGCTCAGCCGACCGCAGCGTTAGCGCCAGCCTCTACAACAGCCTCAACACACTGCTGAGCCAAACGCACGGCAAGCAGCCTCTGTACggcaacaaccacagctgctcccgACCGTCCGCTGATTGCCTCCATACCTTCAGCAGCAGAGTGCCTTCACAGCAGCAGAGATGCGGCAACA CAGATTTCACCCAGCTGGAGGAAACACAAACTTCAGGTTCCTGGAGGTCAGGGATCACAGGTCACGGACCCATAAAGGAGCACaactcctcctctccctctcttaCCCCGCTGCTCCCACCCCAGGCTTATCTCTCCCTCGAAGGACAGAACGGAGAGGAGGAAGTCGAGGAAAATATTGTTTACCTCTGA
- the LOC102224559 gene encoding leukemia inhibitory factor receptor-like isoform X1, which yields MRMGNIELFCAHLLGLYLIFCHPHTEGCGDFGSLPPKPNIRNFSNNQSLVVSWPRNRGASESDMYEIQISRTKSHTIIYNKNVSIPTRDSGWSTLTWISDLPLECVDHSVRIRSFCHQTAPGPWSNWVTNHGARAADASLIFPSSRLLKEGRSVMLCCVPPVNVDIMSITLRKESYPLLNVGDGVKAILMTNLTIPSIQIKKLVFSCTDSTGKRSLVQNAVGFPPQKPRNLNCTTSDMVNITCMWDPGREQVQYNFSNQTHKLYFENIGRSEIHCQPPSCTFPAVPQQQEYNIRLVVENQLGEETATYSFNISDRVSPVLDLNRVECGVTDVSLFWTVEGNLAQNILLCQVSTESETNRELPCSSENGLCKMHLDGLRPNRTYSAKVRCSINGRFWGPWTEPVPFKTLVALDLWRRIKYRPDSDIRDVTLLWKPPAFGTATSVKIQSYEVQRSQEGQTVTEPKDSGQSQADIPIGPSRCNFTVRALLSIGTSIPASIIIPPKDDSEIPPVKKRLSRTDDGFHLWWNKQTSVTCGHTVEWCILGSKAPCTLQWMKVPQGNSTFLPAGYFKPGRRYSFDIYGCTDHGDKLLETQTGYIEECASAQPPRIIEPVKRTYASVTLEWHYDEEDPAQPAFITGYLVTVQEVQTDARLGHAAILFNVSVDDPWKKSVTMEGLQQDQEYVCSVSALTTVGPGVPASITVRTKVNYFSHLAKILTPILLLLGCTVLLWPQRKMLKNRLREIFTYPSGMNIKTPEFESFLYESCQKLQSQREEECISCDIEVLTVKPLRHESPVLRDPESTNTTCSPAPQSSLAPSCVPLQTGYRPQSAVLLCQTPTHQQLMCIANKSYLSPITEFSEITSSFETSDCQQGSCAGLYGYISDS from the exons ATGAGGATGGGAAACATCGAACTGTTCTGCGCTCACCTGCTTGGCTTGTATCTTATATTTTGTCATCCTCATACTGAGGGCTGTGGGGACTTTG GTTCTCTACcaccaaaaccaaacattcGTAATTTTAGCAACAATCAAAGCCTTGTAGTAAGCTGGCCAAGGAACAGGGGAGCATCAGAGAGCGACATGTATGAGATCCAAATCAGCCGCACAAAAAGTCACACCATTATTTATAAT aaaaATGTGAGCATACCTACCAGGGACTCAGGTTGGTCCACTTTGACATGGATCTCTGATTTGCCGCTTGAGTGTGTCGATCACTCAGTCAGGATACGAAGTTTCTGTCATCAAACCGCCCCCGGTCCTTGGAGCAACTGGGTAACCAACCATG GAGCCAGAGCAGCAGATGCATCCCTGATATTTCCTTCCAGTCGGTTACTGAAAGAGGGACGCTCTGTCATGCTCTGCTGTGTTCCCCCAGTGAATGTAGACATCATGAGCATCACCCTCAGGAAGGAGTCCTACCCACTTTTGAACGTTGGAGATGGGGTTAAAGCTATTTTAATGACCAATCTGACAATCCCAAGCATCCAGATCAAAAAACTGGTTTTCAGCTGCACTGATTCAACCGGAAAGAGAAGCCTAGTTCAGAACGCCGTAGGCT TCCCTCCTCAAAAGCCCAGGAACCTGAACTGCACAACCTCAGACATGGTGAACATCACCTGCATGTGGGACCCCGGGAGGGAACAAGTCCAGTATAACTTCAGTAACCAGACACACAAACTCTACTTTGA GAACATAGGCCGGTCTGAGATCCACTGTCAGCCACCATCCTGTACTTTCCCAGCTGTGCCACAGCAGCAGGAATACAACATCCGTCTAGTGGTGGAGAATCAGCTGGGAGAAGAGACAGCGACCTACAGCTTCAATATCTCTGACAGAG TGTCACCTGTGTTGGACCTGAACAGAGTGGAGTGTGGGGTGACAGACGTCAGCTTGTTCTGGACAGTAGAAGGGAACCTGGCCCAGAACATACTCCTTTGTCAGGTTTCTACAGAAAGTGAAACCAACAGAGAG CTGCCTTGCAGCAGTGAGAATGGTCTCTGCAAAATGCATCTGGATGGCCTGCGTCCAAACAGGACTTACTCTGCTAAGGTGCGCTGTTCCATCAATGGGAGATTTTGGGGACCATGGACCGAGCCTGTACCATTTAAAACAC TGGTAGCCTTGGACTTATGGAGGAGAATAAAGTACAGACCTGATTCAGACATTCGTGATGTCACTCTGCTATGGAAgcct CCTGCTTTTGGTACAGCAACCTCAGTGAAGATCCAAAGTTATGAAGTCCAGAGGTCACAGGAAGGTCAAACTGTGACAGAGCCGAAGGACAGCGGCCAGAGTCAGGCAGACATCCCGATTGGTCCCAGCAGGTGTAACTTTACTGTTCGAGCTTTACTCAGCATAGGGACGTCCATCCCAGCCAGCATCATCATCCCACCAAAGGACGACTCAG AAATCCCTCCAGTGAAGAAGCGCCTGAGCAGAACAGATGATGGTTTCCATCTGTGGTGGAATAAGCAAACTTCGGTCACCTGCGGTCACACTGTGGAGTGGTGCATCTTGGGAAGCAAAGCACCCTGCACGCTGCAGTGGATGAAAGTGCCTCAAGGAAACAGCACTTTCTTACCTGCAG GATATTTCAAACCAGGTCGGAGATATTCATTCGATATTTATGGATGCACTGATCATGGGGACAAACTACTGGAGACACAGACTGGATACATTGAAGAGTGCG CCTCTGCGCAGCCCCCAAGAATAATTGAACCGGTTAAAAGGACATATGCATCTGTGACCCTGGAGTGGCACTATGACGAAGAGGATCCAGCTCAGCCGGCATTCATCACTGGTTACCTGGTAACTGTGCAGGAAGTGCAGACTGATGCCCGTTTAGGTCATGCTGCAA TTTTATTCAACGTTTCTGTGGATGATCCCTGGAAAAAGTCAGTAACCATGGAGGGTCTGCAGCAGGACCAGGAATACGTCTGCTCTGTGAGTGCTCTGACTACAGTTGGGCCCGGAGTACCTGCCAGCATTACAGTCAGGACCAAGGTTAACT ATTTTTCCCACTTAGCAAAGATCTTGACTCCCATCCTGCTCCTGCTGGGCTGCACCGTTCTGCTGTGGCCACAAAGGAAAAT GTTAAAAAACAGACTGAGGGAGATATTTACTTATCCTTCTGGTATGAACATCAAAACTCCTGAGTTTGAGAGCTTCTTGTATGAG AGTTGTCAGAAGTTGCAGTCTCAGAGGGAGGAAGAGTGCATCAGCTGTGACATTGAAGTATTGACAGTCAAACCTTTGCGGCATGAAAGTCCAGTCCTGAGGGATCCTGAGAGTACGAACACAACATGCTCGCCTGCTCCTCAGTCGTCTCTTGCTCCTTCCTGTGTCCCACTCCAAACAGGCTACCGGCCTCAGTCTGCTGTCCTGCTCTGTCAGACACCCACCCATCAGCAACTGATGTGCATTGCAAACAAGAGCTACTTGAGCCCCATCACTGAGTTTAGTGAAATCACTTCCAGCTTTGAGACTTCTGACTGCCAGCAGGGATCATGTGCAGGACTTTATGGTTACATCTCTGATAGTTAA
- the LOC102224559 gene encoding leukemia inhibitory factor receptor-like isoform X2 has translation MRMGNIELFCAHLLGLYLIFCHPHTEGCGDFGSLPPKPNIRNFSNNQSLVVSWPRNRGASESDMYEIQISRTKSHTIIYNKNVSIPTRDSGWSTLTWISDLPLECVDHSVRIRSFCHQTAPGPWSNWVTNHVNVDIMSITLRKESYPLLNVGDGVKAILMTNLTIPSIQIKKLVFSCTDSTGKRSLVQNAVGFPPQKPRNLNCTTSDMVNITCMWDPGREQVQYNFSNQTHKLYFENIGRSEIHCQPPSCTFPAVPQQQEYNIRLVVENQLGEETATYSFNISDRVSPVLDLNRVECGVTDVSLFWTVEGNLAQNILLCQVSTESETNRELPCSSENGLCKMHLDGLRPNRTYSAKVRCSINGRFWGPWTEPVPFKTLVALDLWRRIKYRPDSDIRDVTLLWKPPAFGTATSVKIQSYEVQRSQEGQTVTEPKDSGQSQADIPIGPSRCNFTVRALLSIGTSIPASIIIPPKDDSEIPPVKKRLSRTDDGFHLWWNKQTSVTCGHTVEWCILGSKAPCTLQWMKVPQGNSTFLPAGYFKPGRRYSFDIYGCTDHGDKLLETQTGYIEECASAQPPRIIEPVKRTYASVTLEWHYDEEDPAQPAFITGYLVTVQEVQTDARLGHAAILFNVSVDDPWKKSVTMEGLQQDQEYVCSVSALTTVGPGVPASITVRTKVNYFSHLAKILTPILLLLGCTVLLWPQRKMLKNRLREIFTYPSGMNIKTPEFESFLYESCQKLQSQREEECISCDIEVLTVKPLRHESPVLRDPESTNTTCSPAPQSSLAPSCVPLQTGYRPQSAVLLCQTPTHQQLMCIANKSYLSPITEFSEITSSFETSDCQQGSCAGLYGYISDS, from the exons ATGAGGATGGGAAACATCGAACTGTTCTGCGCTCACCTGCTTGGCTTGTATCTTATATTTTGTCATCCTCATACTGAGGGCTGTGGGGACTTTG GTTCTCTACcaccaaaaccaaacattcGTAATTTTAGCAACAATCAAAGCCTTGTAGTAAGCTGGCCAAGGAACAGGGGAGCATCAGAGAGCGACATGTATGAGATCCAAATCAGCCGCACAAAAAGTCACACCATTATTTATAAT aaaaATGTGAGCATACCTACCAGGGACTCAGGTTGGTCCACTTTGACATGGATCTCTGATTTGCCGCTTGAGTGTGTCGATCACTCAGTCAGGATACGAAGTTTCTGTCATCAAACCGCCCCCGGTCCTTGGAGCAACTGGGTAACCAACCATG TGAATGTAGACATCATGAGCATCACCCTCAGGAAGGAGTCCTACCCACTTTTGAACGTTGGAGATGGGGTTAAAGCTATTTTAATGACCAATCTGACAATCCCAAGCATCCAGATCAAAAAACTGGTTTTCAGCTGCACTGATTCAACCGGAAAGAGAAGCCTAGTTCAGAACGCCGTAGGCT TCCCTCCTCAAAAGCCCAGGAACCTGAACTGCACAACCTCAGACATGGTGAACATCACCTGCATGTGGGACCCCGGGAGGGAACAAGTCCAGTATAACTTCAGTAACCAGACACACAAACTCTACTTTGA GAACATAGGCCGGTCTGAGATCCACTGTCAGCCACCATCCTGTACTTTCCCAGCTGTGCCACAGCAGCAGGAATACAACATCCGTCTAGTGGTGGAGAATCAGCTGGGAGAAGAGACAGCGACCTACAGCTTCAATATCTCTGACAGAG TGTCACCTGTGTTGGACCTGAACAGAGTGGAGTGTGGGGTGACAGACGTCAGCTTGTTCTGGACAGTAGAAGGGAACCTGGCCCAGAACATACTCCTTTGTCAGGTTTCTACAGAAAGTGAAACCAACAGAGAG CTGCCTTGCAGCAGTGAGAATGGTCTCTGCAAAATGCATCTGGATGGCCTGCGTCCAAACAGGACTTACTCTGCTAAGGTGCGCTGTTCCATCAATGGGAGATTTTGGGGACCATGGACCGAGCCTGTACCATTTAAAACAC TGGTAGCCTTGGACTTATGGAGGAGAATAAAGTACAGACCTGATTCAGACATTCGTGATGTCACTCTGCTATGGAAgcct CCTGCTTTTGGTACAGCAACCTCAGTGAAGATCCAAAGTTATGAAGTCCAGAGGTCACAGGAAGGTCAAACTGTGACAGAGCCGAAGGACAGCGGCCAGAGTCAGGCAGACATCCCGATTGGTCCCAGCAGGTGTAACTTTACTGTTCGAGCTTTACTCAGCATAGGGACGTCCATCCCAGCCAGCATCATCATCCCACCAAAGGACGACTCAG AAATCCCTCCAGTGAAGAAGCGCCTGAGCAGAACAGATGATGGTTTCCATCTGTGGTGGAATAAGCAAACTTCGGTCACCTGCGGTCACACTGTGGAGTGGTGCATCTTGGGAAGCAAAGCACCCTGCACGCTGCAGTGGATGAAAGTGCCTCAAGGAAACAGCACTTTCTTACCTGCAG GATATTTCAAACCAGGTCGGAGATATTCATTCGATATTTATGGATGCACTGATCATGGGGACAAACTACTGGAGACACAGACTGGATACATTGAAGAGTGCG CCTCTGCGCAGCCCCCAAGAATAATTGAACCGGTTAAAAGGACATATGCATCTGTGACCCTGGAGTGGCACTATGACGAAGAGGATCCAGCTCAGCCGGCATTCATCACTGGTTACCTGGTAACTGTGCAGGAAGTGCAGACTGATGCCCGTTTAGGTCATGCTGCAA TTTTATTCAACGTTTCTGTGGATGATCCCTGGAAAAAGTCAGTAACCATGGAGGGTCTGCAGCAGGACCAGGAATACGTCTGCTCTGTGAGTGCTCTGACTACAGTTGGGCCCGGAGTACCTGCCAGCATTACAGTCAGGACCAAGGTTAACT ATTTTTCCCACTTAGCAAAGATCTTGACTCCCATCCTGCTCCTGCTGGGCTGCACCGTTCTGCTGTGGCCACAAAGGAAAAT GTTAAAAAACAGACTGAGGGAGATATTTACTTATCCTTCTGGTATGAACATCAAAACTCCTGAGTTTGAGAGCTTCTTGTATGAG AGTTGTCAGAAGTTGCAGTCTCAGAGGGAGGAAGAGTGCATCAGCTGTGACATTGAAGTATTGACAGTCAAACCTTTGCGGCATGAAAGTCCAGTCCTGAGGGATCCTGAGAGTACGAACACAACATGCTCGCCTGCTCCTCAGTCGTCTCTTGCTCCTTCCTGTGTCCCACTCCAAACAGGCTACCGGCCTCAGTCTGCTGTCCTGCTCTGTCAGACACCCACCCATCAGCAACTGATGTGCATTGCAAACAAGAGCTACTTGAGCCCCATCACTGAGTTTAGTGAAATCACTTCCAGCTTTGAGACTTCTGACTGCCAGCAGGGATCATGTGCAGGACTTTATGGTTACATCTCTGATAGTTAA